One window of the Cryptomeria japonica chromosome 7, Sugi_1.0, whole genome shotgun sequence genome contains the following:
- the LOC131031123 gene encoding probable receptor-like protein kinase At1g49730 has translation MGYAGEEVSLAVKRYGVDIPIYILIDSIDAVRHSEVTSDWRNGPSSNFKRFSRKEIRKATDDFRTIIGRGGFGTVYKARFNDGLVATVKRMNMIAQQDEFCKEMELLGRLHHRHLVTLVGFCAERHERFLIYEYMENGSLKEHLHAPTKAPLSWRIRLQIVIDVVAALEYLHFYCDPPLCHRDIKSSNILLDENFVAKVSDFGLAHASRSGASKFEPINTDVRGTPGYMDPEYLVTQELTKKSDVYSYGVLLLEIITARPAVEELQCLVNIVRMCTQREGKSRRSIRHVLQLLYDRLDITCPNSALIALDEDEDKDDESKAIHRNKRKIQIEPFTDGNDFSGEVKCMDSSPNTSQSYCSKNFLLDCTSPGSQ, from the coding sequence ATGGGGTATGCTGGAGAGGAAGTGTCTTTGGCTGTTAAAAGATATGGTGTAGATATTCCAATTTATATCTTGATTGATTCGATTGATGCTGTTAGACATAGTGAGGTTACAAGCGATTGGAGAAATGGCCCATCATCCAACTTTAAACGCTTTAGCCGCAAGGAGATAAGAAAGGCAACTGATGATTTCCGTACAATTATCGGCAGGGGTGGATTTGGCACTGTTTATAAAGCTCGATTCAATGATGGGCTTGTTGCTACTGTGAAGCGGATGAACATGATTGCTCAACAAGATGAGTTCTGTAAAGAGATGGAACTATTGGGTCGGTTACATCATCGCCATTTGGTCACGCTGGTGGGATTCTGTGCAGAGCGACATGAAAGGTTCCTTATCTATGAATACATGGAAAACGGAAGTTTAAAAGAGCATCTTCATGCTCCCACAAAAGCTCCATTGAGCTGGCGGATCAGACTTCAAATTGTGATAGATGTGGTTGCAGCTTTGGAGTATCTGCATTTTTACTGTGATCCTCCTTTATGTCACAGAGACATCAAATCCAGTAACATTTTGTTGGATGAGAATTTTGTTGCAAAGGTATCTGATTTTGGCCTTGCTCATGCTTCGCGAAGTGGTGCTAGTAAATTTGAGCCAATTAATACAGATGTTCGTGGGACTCCAGGATATATGGACCCAGAATACCTTGTTACCCAGGAATTAACAAAAAAGAGCGATGTATATAGTTACGGTGTGTTGCTGCTTGAAATTATCACTGCTAGACCAGCAGTTGAAGAACTCCAGTGTCTTGTCAACATTGTAAGAATGTGTACACAAAGGGAGGGCAAATCACGCCGTTCTATAAGGCATGTTCTCCAACTTCTGTATGATAGACTAGACATTACGTGTCCAAACTCTGCATTGATAGctctagatgaagatgaagataaagatgatgAATCCAAAGCCATTCACAGAAACAAGAGGAAGATACAAATAGAGCCATTTACAGATGGAAACGACTTTAGTGGTGAAGTCAAGTGCATGGACTCTTCTCCGAATACTTCCCAATCTTATTGTAGCAAAAATTTTCTCCTTGACTGTACCTCACCTGGATCTCAGTAA